A region of Myxococcus stipitatus DSM 14675 DNA encodes the following proteins:
- a CDS encoding Annexin repeat-containing protein, whose protein sequence is MTRENESADLLAKAGFKVEQRPRVPGTTREPDFRIEGRIFDNYAPSTSSPRNIWAVINDTKVNPVGKHLQADRIVLNLRDSGVDLVALKRQFSAWPMPNLREVIVITREGSIVPFWP, encoded by the coding sequence TTGACGAGAGAGAACGAGTCAGCGGACCTCCTGGCCAAGGCCGGATTCAAGGTCGAGCAGCGTCCTCGAGTCCCCGGAACCACGCGAGAGCCGGACTTCCGAATCGAGGGACGCATCTTCGACAACTATGCCCCGAGCACCTCGAGTCCACGGAACATCTGGGCGGTCATCAACGACACGAAGGTCAACCCCGTCGGCAAGCACCTGCAAGCCGACCGGATTGTCCTCAACCTCCGCGACAGCGGTGTGGATCTTGTGGCGTTGAAGCGGCAATTCAGCGCCTGGCCGATGCCGAACCTCCGGGAGGTCATCGTCATCACCCGGGAAGGAAGTATCGTTCCATTCTGGCCGTAG
- a CDS encoding SitI3 family protein, with product MSLDYNFRITTSLAPEKVLEVVMDALALRSAPPGPSGEVTGPGFLLAAGPVASMSQAMVEESLGFAPSVDLQFWLDARHRHAAMTAVLQGVLAVLLHIPGDATLLFGGETVLLLRRHGELLLDSSTGVWTPERLALVSTPYAMRALPTL from the coding sequence ATGTCACTGGACTACAACTTCCGCATCACCACCTCGCTGGCACCCGAGAAGGTGCTGGAGGTGGTGATGGACGCCCTCGCGCTGCGCTCGGCTCCACCTGGCCCCAGCGGCGAAGTCACAGGCCCTGGGTTCCTCCTCGCCGCCGGTCCTGTCGCGTCCATGAGCCAGGCGATGGTGGAAGAGTCGCTCGGCTTCGCGCCCTCCGTGGACCTTCAATTCTGGCTGGATGCCCGACACCGGCACGCCGCGATGACAGCGGTGCTTCAAGGAGTCCTGGCGGTCCTCCTCCACATCCCAGGTGACGCAACCCTCCTGTTTGGCGGAGAGACCGTCCTGCTCCTTCGTCGACACGGAGAACTGCTTCTCGACTCGAGCACGGGGGTCTGGACACCTGAGCGCCTGGCGCTCGTGAGTACTCCGTACGCGATGCGGGCACTCCCCACGCTCTAA